One window from the genome of Sphaerotilus microaerophilus encodes:
- a CDS encoding EAL domain-containing protein — protein MRRLLAWPAAAAAPDWNDLLGRFAAADRAALEQALFARPAADAAAWTLTLSPSGGTTGPLQLRGEPALDPDGQPQWHCLALASALTTPAPAEEPATVLAPAAAAPAVEADPQRLSVVTRLAGAAARQELELLYQPQLDVAGGSVRAVEALLRWHHPQLGQVAPRAFVPWAEECGLIIELGRWVLQQACRQARRWRDLGVLQVPIAVNVSAVQLQAPDFVAQVEQALTAAGVPAQALELELTETTLLQESEAVRQNLAACRRLGVHIALDDFGTGQTNLARLHRLPLDKLKLDPSFIRNLCIDRGAQAIVRSMVALGHQLGLAVVAEGVEQAQQLVLLDEARCDAYQGHHATPALSADALTRQVQQTHA, from the coding sequence ATGCGCCGCCTGCTCGCCTGGCCAGCCGCGGCTGCGGCGCCCGACTGGAACGACCTGCTCGGCCGCTTTGCCGCTGCCGACCGCGCTGCGCTGGAGCAAGCCCTGTTCGCCCGGCCGGCCGCCGACGCCGCGGCCTGGACCCTCACCCTCTCGCCGAGCGGCGGCACAACCGGCCCCCTGCAGCTGCGCGGCGAGCCGGCGCTCGACCCCGACGGCCAGCCGCAGTGGCACTGCCTGGCCCTGGCCTCGGCCTTGACCACGCCGGCACCGGCCGAGGAGCCGGCCACCGTGCTGGCCCCCGCCGCCGCCGCACCAGCGGTGGAGGCCGACCCGCAGCGCCTGAGCGTGGTGACCCGCCTGGCGGGCGCCGCGGCACGCCAGGAGCTGGAGCTGCTCTACCAGCCCCAGCTGGATGTGGCCGGCGGCAGCGTGCGTGCGGTCGAAGCCCTGCTGCGCTGGCACCACCCGCAGCTCGGGCAGGTCGCGCCGCGCGCCTTTGTGCCCTGGGCCGAGGAATGCGGCCTGATCATCGAGCTTGGCCGCTGGGTGCTGCAGCAGGCCTGCCGCCAGGCGCGCCGCTGGCGCGACCTGGGCGTGCTGCAGGTGCCGATCGCGGTCAACGTTTCGGCCGTGCAGCTGCAGGCGCCGGACTTCGTCGCCCAGGTCGAACAGGCCCTCACCGCGGCCGGCGTGCCCGCTCAGGCGCTGGAGTTGGAGCTCACCGAGACCACGCTGCTGCAGGAATCCGAGGCCGTGCGCCAGAACCTCGCCGCCTGCCGCCGCCTGGGCGTGCACATCGCGCTGGACGACTTCGGCACCGGCCAGACCAACCTTGCCCGCCTGCACCGCCTGCCGCTGGACAAGCTCAAGCTCGACCCCAGCTTCATCCGCAACTTGTGCATCGACCGCGGCGCCCAGGCCATCGTGCGCTCGATGGTCGCGCTGGGCCACCAGCTCGGCCTGGCCGTGGTGGCCGAGGGCGTCGAACAGGCCCAGCAGCTGGTGCTGCTCGACGAGGCGCGCTGCGACGCCTACCAGGGCCACCACGCGACCCCCGCGCTGAGCGCCGACGCGCTGACCCGCCAGGTGCAGCAGACCCACGCCTGA
- a CDS encoding 23S rRNA (adenine(2030)-N(6))-methyltransferase RlmJ, whose amino-acid sequence MLAYRHAFHAGNHADVLKHLVFTQVLRYMALKDKPFTLVDTHAGAGAYSLDSKEARKNAEYVDGIGRLWGRRDLPPALSDYVAQVRQFNEGSTKLQAYPGSPVLAMQLLRADDRLRLYELHGSDVPLLAELVAGRRETGVMQIDGFTALRAELPPPSRRAVVLIDPSYELKTDYGQVLAAVREGLKRFPEAVIMVWYPQLQRLEPRDLVDRLKATALSQAKKGWLHVRLSVVPPDASGFGLMGSGMLVINPPHVLHGMLRAEMPVLVEALGRHEGATFLLEKHGG is encoded by the coding sequence ATGCTCGCCTACCGCCACGCCTTCCACGCCGGCAATCACGCCGATGTCCTCAAGCACCTCGTCTTCACGCAGGTGCTGCGCTACATGGCGCTCAAGGACAAACCCTTCACCCTGGTGGACACCCACGCGGGTGCCGGCGCTTACAGCCTGGATAGCAAGGAAGCGCGCAAGAACGCCGAGTACGTCGACGGCATCGGCCGGCTCTGGGGCCGCCGTGACCTGCCACCGGCGCTGAGCGACTACGTCGCCCAGGTGCGCCAGTTCAACGAAGGCAGCACCAAGCTGCAGGCCTACCCTGGCTCGCCCGTGCTGGCGATGCAGCTGCTGCGCGCCGACGACCGCCTGCGCCTGTACGAGCTGCACGGCAGCGACGTGCCGCTGCTGGCCGAGCTGGTGGCCGGCCGGCGCGAGACCGGCGTGATGCAGATCGACGGCTTCACCGCACTGCGCGCCGAGCTGCCACCGCCCTCGCGCCGCGCCGTGGTGCTGATCGACCCCAGCTACGAACTCAAGACCGACTACGGCCAGGTGCTCGCTGCCGTGCGCGAGGGGCTCAAGCGCTTCCCCGAGGCCGTCATCATGGTCTGGTACCCGCAGCTGCAACGCCTGGAGCCGCGCGACCTGGTCGACCGCCTGAAGGCCACCGCGCTGAGCCAGGCCAAGAAGGGCTGGCTGCACGTGCGCCTGAGCGTGGTGCCCCCCGACGCCAGCGGCTTCGGCCTGATGGGCAGCGGCATGCTGGTCATCAACCCGCCGCATGTGCTGCACGGCATGCTGCGCGCGGAGATGCCGGTGCTGGTGGAGGCGCTCGGCCGCCACGAGGGCGCCACCTTCCTGCTGGAAAAGCACGGCGGCTGA
- a CDS encoding helix-turn-helix transcriptional regulator, with translation MDDAALRRQLVQLGALHSDTPDALRLDELEALRSAVEGARSPLLHAEFVLLRARLHETRRPVAEMAADLELALLTFAANQRERQQLQCQAQLAYWYNLMGHEVSALAVAHRAMRHPGLPPEDRLALFTPVAMAYAHQLRLGDAWQAWERDFRAEHARCSDARLLREVHGTLASLHFFEALQARRVATVYTLDLDAGPPDHARFTAQLAEVERQVHASRHAGSALPDPQRLGDLLGMVAALRGDADRMQAHLTSLCGPPEQTRPTHGQLSRLYNLGWSLRVLGRPEQALPCLLAVRSHLDTVGMSKLVSRLPYDLSCTYEALGDPTAALRELRHFLRLRSEMAAADSATLGRLQDLSAQLDAPLGGFTPPRQLQVGSTRIDPVTLHQSEPPYLARLDRLLHERTGERRRPAELASELGVSLRTLQAALQRYRGSTLVAMQRRIALQRASEQLRLTELPIRDIAATAGFPDAASFSHAFRREFGVSPSMHRRRGLAGPAGQGVGEPAAASD, from the coding sequence ATGGACGACGCCGCCCTGCGCCGCCAGCTCGTCCAGCTGGGGGCCCTGCACAGCGACACTCCAGATGCCCTGCGCCTGGACGAGCTGGAGGCCCTGCGCAGCGCCGTCGAAGGCGCGCGCTCGCCCCTGCTGCACGCCGAGTTCGTGCTGCTGCGCGCCCGCCTGCACGAGACCCGCCGGCCGGTGGCCGAGATGGCAGCCGACCTCGAACTGGCGCTGCTGACCTTCGCCGCCAACCAGCGCGAGCGCCAGCAACTGCAGTGCCAGGCCCAGCTGGCCTACTGGTACAACCTGATGGGCCACGAGGTCAGCGCGCTGGCTGTGGCCCACCGGGCCATGCGCCACCCCGGCCTGCCGCCCGAGGACCGGCTGGCACTCTTCACCCCCGTGGCCATGGCCTACGCCCACCAGCTGCGCCTGGGTGACGCCTGGCAGGCCTGGGAGCGCGACTTCCGCGCCGAGCACGCCCGCTGCAGCGACGCCCGGCTGCTGCGCGAGGTGCACGGCACCCTCGCCTCGCTGCACTTCTTCGAGGCGCTACAGGCACGGCGCGTGGCCACCGTCTACACGCTGGACCTGGACGCCGGCCCGCCCGACCACGCGCGCTTCACCGCGCAGCTCGCCGAGGTGGAGCGGCAGGTCCACGCCAGCCGCCACGCCGGCAGCGCCCTGCCCGACCCGCAGCGCCTGGGCGACCTGCTCGGCATGGTCGCCGCGCTGCGCGGCGACGCGGACCGCATGCAGGCCCACCTCACCTCCCTGTGCGGTCCGCCCGAGCAGACCCGCCCCACGCACGGCCAGCTCAGCCGGCTGTACAACCTCGGCTGGAGCCTGCGCGTGCTCGGCCGCCCCGAGCAGGCCCTGCCCTGCCTGCTGGCCGTGCGCAGCCACCTCGACACGGTCGGCATGAGCAAACTCGTGAGCCGCCTGCCCTACGACCTGTCGTGCACCTACGAGGCCCTGGGCGACCCCACCGCCGCGCTGCGCGAGCTGCGCCACTTCCTGCGCCTGCGCAGCGAGATGGCCGCCGCCGACTCCGCCACCCTGGGCCGGCTGCAGGACCTGTCCGCGCAGCTGGATGCCCCCCTGGGTGGATTCACGCCGCCGAGGCAGCTCCAGGTCGGCAGCACCCGCATCGATCCCGTCACCCTGCACCAAAGCGAGCCCCCTTACCTGGCCCGCCTGGACCGCCTGCTGCACGAGCGCACCGGCGAGCGCCGCCGCCCCGCCGAACTGGCCAGCGAACTGGGCGTCAGCCTGCGCACCCTCCAGGCCGCGCTGCAGCGCTACCGCGGCAGCACCCTGGTGGCCATGCAACGCCGCATCGCCCTGCAGCGCGCCAGCGAGCAACTGCGGCTGACCGAACTCCCGATCCGCGACATCGCCGCCACGGCCGGCTTCCCCGACGCAGCCTCCTTCAGCCACGCCTTCCGGCGGGAGTTTGGTGTGTCGCCGAGCATGCACCGGCGGCGCGGGTTGGCCGGGCCTGCCGGTCAGGGGGTTGGCGAACCTGCCGCCGCATCAGACTGA
- the eda gene encoding bifunctional 4-hydroxy-2-oxoglutarate aldolase/2-dehydro-3-deoxy-phosphogluconate aldolase, protein MTLPMNTLDLAAYGPVIPVIVIDRVEDAAPLARALVAGGVKVLEVTLRTPVALDCIRAMIAEVPEAIVGAGTVRSIADARAALAAGCRFAVSPGYTTVVGRACTDIGLPLLPGVATASEVMTANADGYRFLKLFPATAVGGLNLLKAFASPFHDVAFCPTGGITAETAPQFLALPNVKVCGGSWLTPADAVRDGDWDRITRLARAAQGLRG, encoded by the coding sequence ATGACCCTGCCCATGAACACGCTCGACCTGGCCGCCTACGGCCCCGTCATCCCCGTCATCGTCATCGACCGTGTCGAGGACGCCGCGCCGCTGGCCCGCGCGCTGGTCGCCGGTGGCGTCAAGGTGCTGGAGGTGACGCTGCGCACCCCGGTGGCGCTGGACTGCATCCGCGCCATGATCGCCGAGGTGCCCGAGGCCATCGTCGGCGCCGGCACCGTGCGCTCCATCGCCGATGCCCGCGCCGCGCTCGCCGCCGGCTGCCGCTTTGCCGTCAGCCCCGGCTACACCACGGTGGTGGGCCGCGCCTGCACCGACATCGGCCTGCCGCTGCTGCCCGGTGTCGCCACCGCCAGCGAGGTGATGACCGCCAACGCCGACGGCTACCGCTTCCTCAAGCTCTTCCCCGCCACCGCGGTGGGCGGCCTCAACCTCCTGAAGGCCTTCGCCAGCCCCTTCCACGACGTCGCCTTCTGCCCCACTGGCGGCATCACCGCCGAAACCGCCCCGCAGTTCCTGGCGCTCCCCAACGTCAAGGTCTGCGGCGGCTCCTGGCTGACCCCGGCCGATGCGGTGCGCGACGGGGACTGGGACCGCATCACCCGCCTGGCGCGGGCGGCGCAGGGGTTGAGGGGTTGA
- the edd gene encoding phosphogluconate dehydratase, with protein sequence MKTQIAEITQRIRERSAPLRQDYLRRLRATAARPRGADRMGCANVAHAFAALPGADKFRVVAEKAPNIGVITAYNDMLSAHQPYEGFPAVIRDEAHKHGAIVQVAGGVPAMCDGVTQGLPGMELSLFSRDTIAMAAAVGLTHDVFDAALLLGVCDKIVPGLLIGALHFGHLPCVFVPAGPMSTGLSNSDKSKVREQFAQGLVGRDQLLAAESAAYHGAGTCTFYGTANSNQMLLEAMGLHVPGAAFIHPHAGLREQLTREAVRQVLAIRRGGARYTPIGELVDERCIVNAMVALLATGGSTNHLIHWVAVARSAGILIDWTDFSELSAATPLLARVYPNGKADVNQFQAAGGPGFVLRELLDAGCLHGDVLTVAEGGIAAYGRVPAQAADGTLAWHDLPATPIDDAIVRTAAAPFGETGGLKLLAGNLGRGVMKVSAVPEDRHVIEAPALVFDSQEALHAAFKAGDLERDFVAVVRFQGPRANGMPELHKLTPPLAVLQDRGFRVALVTDGRMSGASGKVPAAIHVSPEVLGGGPLGKVRSGDLLRVDAVSGTLDALVPPEDWTARTIEERPADLADDAAHGLGRELFGGLRRNVRSAEEGAITWL encoded by the coding sequence ATGAAGACCCAGATCGCCGAAATCACCCAGCGCATCCGTGAGCGCAGCGCGCCGCTGCGGCAGGACTACCTGCGGCGCCTGCGTGCCACCGCGGCACGCCCGCGCGGGGCCGACCGCATGGGCTGCGCCAACGTGGCACACGCCTTCGCGGCGCTGCCGGGGGCGGACAAGTTCCGCGTCGTGGCCGAGAAGGCGCCCAACATCGGCGTCATCACCGCCTACAACGACATGCTCTCGGCGCACCAGCCGTACGAGGGCTTTCCGGCCGTGATCCGCGACGAGGCGCACAAGCACGGCGCCATCGTGCAGGTCGCCGGCGGCGTGCCGGCGATGTGCGACGGTGTCACGCAAGGCCTGCCCGGCATGGAGCTGAGCCTGTTCTCGCGCGACACGATCGCGATGGCCGCTGCGGTGGGGCTGACGCACGACGTGTTCGACGCCGCGCTGCTGCTGGGCGTGTGCGACAAGATCGTGCCAGGCCTCCTGATCGGTGCGCTGCACTTCGGCCACCTGCCCTGCGTCTTCGTGCCCGCCGGGCCGATGAGCACGGGCCTGTCCAACAGCGACAAGTCCAAGGTGCGCGAGCAGTTTGCGCAGGGCCTGGTCGGGCGCGACCAGCTGCTGGCGGCCGAGTCCGCCGCCTACCACGGCGCGGGCACCTGCACCTTCTACGGCACCGCCAACTCCAACCAGATGCTGCTGGAGGCCATGGGCCTGCACGTGCCCGGTGCCGCCTTCATCCACCCGCACGCCGGCCTGCGCGAGCAGCTCACCCGCGAGGCGGTGCGCCAGGTGCTGGCGATCCGCCGCGGCGGCGCGCGCTACACGCCCATCGGCGAGCTGGTCGACGAGCGCTGCATCGTCAACGCCATGGTCGCCCTGCTGGCCACCGGCGGTTCCACCAACCACCTGATCCACTGGGTGGCGGTGGCGCGCTCGGCCGGCATCCTGATCGACTGGACCGACTTCTCCGAGCTGTCCGCCGCCACGCCGCTGCTGGCGCGGGTCTACCCCAACGGGAAGGCGGACGTGAACCAGTTCCAGGCCGCCGGCGGCCCGGGCTTCGTGCTGCGCGAGCTGCTCGACGCCGGCTGCCTGCATGGCGACGTGCTGACGGTGGCCGAGGGTGGCATCGCTGCCTACGGCCGCGTCCCGGCTCAGGCCGCTGACGGCACGCTGGCCTGGCACGACCTGCCCGCCACGCCGATCGACGACGCCATCGTGCGCACGGCCGCCGCCCCCTTCGGCGAGACCGGCGGCCTGAAGCTGCTGGCCGGCAACCTCGGCCGGGGCGTGATGAAGGTCAGCGCCGTGCCTGAGGACCGCCACGTCATCGAGGCACCAGCCCTCGTCTTCGACAGCCAGGAGGCGCTGCACGCCGCCTTCAAGGCCGGCGATCTGGAGCGCGACTTCGTCGCCGTCGTGCGCTTCCAGGGCCCGCGCGCCAACGGCATGCCCGAGCTGCACAAGCTCACCCCGCCGCTGGCGGTGCTGCAGGACCGGGGCTTCCGCGTCGCGCTGGTCACCGATGGCCGCATGAGCGGTGCATCCGGCAAGGTGCCGGCGGCGATCCACGTCAGCCCCGAGGTGCTCGGCGGCGGCCCGCTCGGCAAGGTCCGCAGCGGCGACCTGCTGCGCGTCGACGCCGTGTCCGGCACGCTCGATGCCCTGGTGCCGCCCGAGGACTGGACGGCCCGCACGATCGAGGAGCGCCCCGCCGACCTGGCCGACGACGCCGCCCACGGCCTGGGCCGCGAACTCTTCGGCGGCCTGCGCCGCAACGTGCGCAGTGCCGAGGAAGGCGCCATCACGTGGCTGTGA
- a CDS encoding OmpA family protein — MSSQDEDQGSKAGLVVAFGAVALAVVVALSMAVRHSFKSAAAPLVAQSASAAVPAAVAASPAASADAGAGADQLVDLTPTGAALSTVFFGSGQAALDAAADAALAKVVEALAGSTSKKVLLSGYHDTTGDPARNAELAKERAKAVRAALVAKGVPLAQVLLRKPEVTAGGGSDQEARRVEIRVIDAP; from the coding sequence ATGAGCAGTCAGGACGAGGACCAAGGCAGCAAGGCCGGTCTGGTGGTGGCTTTCGGTGCGGTGGCCCTGGCGGTCGTCGTGGCCCTGAGCATGGCGGTGCGCCATTCCTTCAAGTCGGCCGCGGCGCCGCTGGTGGCGCAGTCCGCCTCGGCAGCGGTCCCGGCGGCAGTGGCGGCCAGCCCGGCGGCCTCGGCCGATGCGGGCGCAGGCGCCGACCAGCTGGTCGACCTGACCCCGACCGGTGCGGCGCTGTCGACCGTGTTCTTCGGCTCCGGCCAGGCGGCGCTCGACGCCGCTGCCGATGCGGCCCTGGCCAAGGTGGTCGAGGCGCTGGCGGGCAGCACGAGCAAGAAGGTGCTGCTGTCGGGCTACCACGACACCACCGGCGATCCGGCCCGCAACGCCGAACTCGCCAAGGAGCGCGCCAAGGCCGTGCGTGCCGCGCTGGTCGCCAAGGGCGTGCCGCTGGCACAGGTGCTGCTGCGCAAGCCGGAAGTCACCGCCGGTGGTGGCAGTGACCAGGAAGCCCGCCGCGTCGAGATCCGCGTGATCGACGCCCCCTGA
- a CDS encoding nucleotidyltransferase family protein, protein MVGLPGAPGVRVAVEGLAVSALKASGPVVVVPAAGRGSRFQGAGHKLGQSLGDAPVLARTLENVIASGLPLVVVTTAELVPIARAVVAARDIVLLPPVGSASREPLGMGYTIACGVHARANAPGWLILPGDMPLVRPETLTAVARTLSQYPVVYPQFRGRRGHPVGFSVELYTELIKLQGDEGARRLLARYPSQALDLDDPGVLIDVDTDGDLERARRLHAGAELEEAPSLGRSA, encoded by the coding sequence TTGGTCGGGCTGCCCGGGGCGCCCGGTGTGCGCGTGGCCGTCGAGGGGCTCGCGGTGAGTGCCTTGAAGGCCAGTGGCCCGGTGGTGGTGGTCCCGGCGGCGGGGCGTGGGTCGCGCTTCCAGGGGGCCGGGCACAAGCTGGGGCAGTCGCTCGGCGATGCGCCCGTGCTCGCCCGCACGCTGGAGAACGTGATTGCCAGCGGCCTGCCGCTGGTGGTGGTCACCACTGCCGAGCTGGTGCCGATCGCCCGGGCGGTCGTCGCTGCGCGCGACATCGTGTTGCTACCCCCGGTGGGTTCGGCCTCGCGCGAGCCGCTGGGCATGGGCTACACCATCGCCTGTGGGGTGCATGCGCGTGCCAACGCGCCGGGCTGGTTGATCCTGCCGGGTGACATGCCGCTGGTGCGGCCCGAGACGCTGACGGCGGTGGCCCGTACGCTGAGCCAGTACCCGGTGGTCTACCCGCAGTTCCGGGGCCGGCGCGGCCACCCGGTGGGCTTTTCCGTCGAGCTCTACACCGAGCTGATCAAGCTGCAGGGAGACGAGGGCGCGCGCCGCCTGCTGGCGCGCTACCCGTCGCAGGCCCTCGACCTGGATGACCCGGGCGTGCTGATCGACGTGGACACCGACGGCGATCTCGAACGGGCGCGGCGCCTGCACGCGGGTGCCGAGCTGGAAGAGGCGCCGTCCCTCGGCCGCTCCGCCTGA